The Dunckerocampus dactyliophorus isolate RoL2022-P2 chromosome 16, RoL_Ddac_1.1, whole genome shotgun sequence genome includes a window with the following:
- the hsd20b2 gene encoding hydroxysteroid (20-beta) dehydrogenase 2 — MELARRGLNVVLVSRCDEKLRQVAKEIEGQYGQKTHTIRVDFTHDHIYPFVAEQLQDMEIGILVNNVAMSYSDDFALFLEIPSAEQKITEVINCNTLSVAQTTRLVLPGMLQRRKGLIINISSQVGIHAQPLLALYSATKAFVIYFSQCLHAEYKSKGITVQCVMPFLVSTNMNKMKSSCLVKSARAFAREALNTAGYSSYTSGCLLHAMQSFAFGLLMPDWLRMSSVFVGKLHTTAQQRKAQRGAYKEDYTLEGIEE, encoded by the exons ATGGAG CTGGCTCGAAGAGGCCTGAATGTTGTTTTAGTGAGCAGATGTGATGAAAAGCTGCGACAGGTGGCCAAAGAGATTG AGGGCCAGTATGGACAAAAGACTCACACCATCAGGGTGGACTTCACACACGACCACATTTACCCTTTTGTGGCCGAACAACTACAGGACATGGAGATTGGAATTCTAG TTAACAATGTGGCAATGTCCTACTCCGATGATTTTGCCTTGTTCCTCGAAATTCCATCTGCTGAGCAG AAAATCACCGAGGTCATCAACTGTAACACGCTATCTGTAGCTCAG ACCACAAGATTAGTTCTTCCTGGCATGCTTCAAAG AAGGAAAGGGTTGATCATCAATATCTCCTCTCAAGTGGGGATCCACGCACAGCCTCTGTTGGCCCTTTACTCCGCCACAAAG GCGTTTGTGATTTATTTCTCTCAGTGtctgcatgctgagtacaagTCAAAGGGGATCACTGTGCAG TGTGTGATGCCCTTCTTGGTGTCCaccaacatgaacaaaatgaaaaGCAGCTGTCTGGTGAAGAGCGCTAGAGCTTTCGCCCGAGAGGCCCTGAACACAGCAGGCTACTCCAGCTACACCAGCGGCTGTCTGCTACACGCAATGCAG AGTTTTGCGTTTGGACTCCTCATGCCCGACTGGCTGCGTATGTCCTCAGTCTTTGTGGGAAAGTTACACACCACAGCACAGCAGAGAAAAGCCCAAAGAGGAGCGTACAAGGAGGACTATACACTGGAAGGAATAGAGGAGTAA
- the slc12a9 gene encoding solute carrier family 12 member 9: MSNERTPLITSGVCGLTVAAATCGAVVDTSPDSNSGTPSKEPRKLNTFFGVMVPTILSMFSIVLFLRTGFVVGHAGLLQGLLMVLVAYTIIMLTILSICAISTNGAIQGGGAYYMISRSLGPEFGGSIGLMFFLAKVFACGEYVLGLVEAILDVFGMDAETSVSEGVHVLPQGYWYTVLYSSVVLLLCLMVCLVGAHIYSRTAFAILLLVTVSLLSVFISSLAVSPLDFVISHLGPGNQTLHYNASYTGFNMTTLKNNLDSGYSLDYSTNTVMSFSTVFAVMFTSCTGIMAGANMSGDLETPSVSIPKGTIVAVIYTFIVYVLFFLLVSATCDRTLLIQDYGFLQRINIWPPFVTIGIYCGALFAAMCSMIGASRILHALAVDKLFGLPLAPATITSNSGNPWMAVVYTWGLAQCVVFAGQLNAVASLVTVFYLLAYAAVDLACLALEWASAPNFRPTFQFFSWHTCLLGILSCLVMMFVINPVYSSGSIVLLLLLLLFLHYRSPTSSWGYISQALIFHQVRKYLLMLDVRKDHVKFWRPQVLLMVANPRSSCQLILFVNQLKKGGLFVLGHVQLGDLDSLPSDPVQQQYNFWLSLVDKLGVKAFVDLTLSPSVRQGTQHLLRITGLGGMKPNTLILGFYDNCTPEDFFLQDTAFCGTTLGQGTEGEYNFGVDLPSLQAHFPPVRHVESPRWLSPEEYIGIISDAIKMNKNVCLGRYFFHLEGEGKQSKVDGSERTIDVWPLNLLQPGCRDYQDVCSLFLLQMACVLNMSSKWRHARMRIFLNVETESSDQGWVVNEETFRDLLKKLRIRASIKIVPWDSVVQHHTQPMEGAEGQSQALSEHFLSAVNCMLMEHSSQAAVRFLYLPRPPAHHSQSQMYLAQLEAVTNALGPTLLIHGVTPVTYTDL; encoded by the exons ATGTCCAATGAACGCACGCCCCTCATCACTTCAGGGGTGTGTGGTCTGACGGTGGCGGCGGCAACATGCGGCGCCGTAGTGGACACGTCCCCCGACTCCAACTCTGGCACACCGAGTAAAGAGCCCCGAAAGCTTAACACCTTTTTTGGGGTGATGGTGCCAACGATCCTCTCAATGTTCAGCATCGTACTGTTCCTGCGAACAG ggtttgttgttggtcatgctggTCTCCTGCAAGGTCTCCTGATGGTGCTTGTAGCCTACACCATCATAATGCTTACCATCTTGTCTATCTGTGCCATTTCCACCAACGGGGCCATACAAGGCGGTGGCGCCTACT ACATGATCAGTCGATCACTGGGCCCTGAGTTTGGAGGAAGTATTGGTTTGATGTTCTTCTTGGCCAAAGTGTTTGCATGTGGAGAATATGTTCTTGGTCTTGTGGAGGCTATACTTGATGTCTTTGGCATGGATGCTG AAACGTCCGTGTCCGAGGGTGTGCATGTGCTCCCTCAAGGTTATTGGTACACCGTGCTCTACTCCTCTGTGGTCCTCCTGCTGTGTCTGATGGTGTGTCTGGTGGGCGCCCACATCTACTCCCGCACCGCCTTCGCCATCCTGCTGCTTGTCACCGTGTCGCTGCTGTCCGTCTTCATCAGCTCTTTGGCTGTCAGTCCCCTGGATTTCGTCATCAGTCACTTGGGTCCTGGCAACCAGACCCTGCATTACAATGCTAGCTATACTGGCTTTAACATGACCACACTGAAGAACAACCTGGACT CTGGTTACTCATTGGACTACAGCACCAACACTGTCATGTCCTTTTCCACCGTGTTTGCTGTCATGTTCACCAGCTGCACTGGAATCATGGCTGGAGCCAACATGTCAG GAGACCTGGAAACTCCAAGTGTATCCATCCCCAAAGGTACCATCGTGGCCGTCATCTACACATTCATCGTCTACGTTCTCTTCTTTCTCTTGGTCAGCGCCACCTGTGACAG GACTCTGCTGATTCAAGATTATGGCTTCCTCCAAAGAATAAACATCTGGCCGCCATTTGTGACCATTGGGATATACTGCGGCGCCCTGTTTGCTGCAATGTGCTCcatgatcggagcatcccgcATTCTGCATGCTCTCGCTGTGGATAAGCTCTTTG gtTTGCCATTAGCCCCCGCCACCATCACATCCAACTCAGGAAACCCATGGATGGCTGTGGTTTACACGTGGGGGCTTGCACAG TGTGTGGTGTTTGCTGGTCAACTCAATGCTGTCGCCAGCTTGGTAACTGTTTTCTACTTACTTGCCTACGCTGCTGTTGACTTGGCTTGTTTGGCCCTTGAGTGGGCATCAGCGCCAAATTTCAG gCCAACGTTCCAGTTCTTTTCCTGGCATACGTGTCTGCTGGGCATCCTGAGCTGTTTAGTCATGATGTTCGTCATAAACCCTGTGTACTCCTCCGGCAGCATCGTCCtcctgttgttgctgctgcttttcCTTCACTACCGATCTCCCACCAGCAGCTGGGGCTACATCAGCCAGGCTCTCATCTTCCATCAG GTGCGCAAGTATCTGCTGATGCTGGATGTGAGGAAGGACCATGTGAAGTTCTGGAGGCCACAGGTGCTGTTAATGGTTGCAAACCCACGATCTTCCTGTCAGCTGATCCTCTTTGTCAACCAGCTGAAAAAGGGAGGACTGTTTGTGTTGGGCCACGTGCAGCTTGGAGATCTAG ATTCTCTGCCGTCGGATCCTGTGCAGCAACAGTACAACTTCTGGTTGAGCTTAGTTGATAAGCTCGGGGTGAAGGCCTTCGTTGACCTGACGCTCTCTCCATCTGTCAGACAGGGAACACAGCATCTTCTGCGCATCACAGGTCTTG GTGGCATGAAGCCCAACACTCTGATCTTGGGTTTCTATGACAACTGCACCCCTGAGGACTTCTTCCTTCAAGATACTGCCTTTTGTGGCACGACATTGGGACAAGGCACTGAGGGCGAGTATAATTTTGGGGTTGACCTGCCTTCATTACAGGCTCATTTCCCTCCAGTCCGACATGTTGAGAGCCCACGGTGGCTCTCGCCCGAAGAATACATCGGGATAATTTCCGACGCCATCAAAATGAACAAGAATGTGTGCCTCGGacgttattttttccatttggaAGGAGAGGGGAAACAGAGCAAAGTGGACGGTTCAGAGCGGACCATCGATGTGTGGCCTCTCAACCTGCTGCAGCCTGGGTGCCGAGATTATCAGGACGTGTGCAGTCTGTTTTTACTGCAGATGGCCTGCGTGCTCAACATGTCCAGCAAGTGGCGCCACGCACGAATGAGGATCTTCCTGAACGTTGAGACGGAGTCCAGCGACCAAGGCTGGGTGGTGAACGAAGAGACGTTTCGAGACTTGCTGAAGAAGCTCAGAATCCGAGCGTCCATTAAGATCGTCCCGTGGGACTCGGTGGTGCAACACCACACTCAGCCAATGGAGGGCGCTGAGGGGCAGAGCCAAGCTCTCTCagagcacttcctgtctgcagtGAACTGTATGTTAATGGAGCACAGTTCTCAGGCTGCTGTCCGCTTCCTGTATTTACCACGTCCTCCGGCTCATCACAGCCAATCCCAGATGTACTTGGCTCAACTGGAAGCAGTGACCAACGCTTTAGGGCCAACGCTCCTCATCCATGGCGTCACCCCTGTAACATACACTGATCTGTAA